The Vicia villosa cultivar HV-30 ecotype Madison, WI linkage group LG1, Vvil1.0, whole genome shotgun sequence genome includes a region encoding these proteins:
- the LOC131627209 gene encoding large ribosomal subunit protein uL10c codes for MEATATLFSFSLPSTKTQTRHFITRPVNPFYSPSKPVFKTRRSLPSITATISRTRKEETVESVRHQLENCYLLAGINYKGLTVKQFQDLRKSLPETTKLLVAKNTLVYKALEGTQFEPLKPCMKGMNVWLFVHTEEIPAAIKPYRDFQKEMKLEENDFTGAVFEGKFYGPDEFKKLETLPTRAEIYANLLGSLKSPASSLVTTIQAPARELLMVLKAHIKNLEEKEQGSAV; via the coding sequence ATGGAAGCCACCGCTACTCTCTTCAGCTTTTCTCTTCCTTCCACCAAAACCCAAACCCGCCATTTCATAACCCGACCCGTTAACCCATTCTACTCCCCCTCAAAACCCGTTTTCAAAACCCGCCGTTCCCTCCCTTCCATCACCGCCACAATCTCCCGCACAAGGAAAGAAGAAACCGTCGAATCCGTCAGACACCAGCTCGAAAACTGCTACCTCCTCGCCGGAATCAACTACAAAGGCCTCACCGTGAAGCAGTTCCAAGACCTCCGGAAATCTCTCCCGGAGACAACCAAACTCCTCGTCGCGAAGAACACTCTGGTCTACAAAGCGCTTGAAGGAACGCAATTCGAACCGCTGAAGCCGTGTATGAAGGGTATGAACGTGTGGCTGTTTGTTCACACGGAAGAGATTCCTGCTGCTATTAAGCCTTATAGGGATTTTCAGAAAGAGATGAAGCTTGAGGAGAATGATTTCACTGGTGCGGTTTTTGAAGGAAAGTTTTATGGGCCTGATGAGTTTAAGAAACTCGAAACGTTGCCGACTCGGGCGGAGATTTATGCTAATTTGTTGGGGTCTTTGAAGAGCCCGGCTTCGAGTTTGGTTACGACGATTCAGGCTCCGGCGAGGGAGCTTCTTATGGTTCTTAAGGCACATATTAAGAATCTTGAAGAAAAGGAACAAGGTAGTGCTGTTTAA
- the LOC131600144 gene encoding temperature-induced lipocalin-1-like, protein MAYNIEGVPEVARGVDLQRYMGRWYEIASFPSFFQPANGVNTRATYTLNNDGTVHVLNETWTDGKRTSIEGTAYKADPNSDEAKLKVKFTVPPFLPIIPVLGNYWILYVDPFYHYALIGEPTRTNLWILCKENHLNDEIYNQVVHKAVLQGYDVSKLHKTPQSNPPPQ, encoded by the exons ATGGCATACAACATTGAAGGAGTGCCAGAGGTTGCGAGGGGTGTAGACCTACAGAGATACATGGGTCGTTGGTACGAGATTGCTTCATTCCCTTCATTTTTTCAGCCTGCAAATGGTGTCAACACTAGAGCCACCTACACTCTCAACAATGATGGAACTGTTCATGTTCTCAACGAGACATGGACTGATGGGAAAAGAACCTCCATTGAAGGAACTGCTTATAAGGCTGACCCTAATAGCGATGAAGCCAAACTCAAGGTCAAATTCACTGTTCCTCCATTCTTGCCAATCATTCCTGTCCTTGGAAACTACTGGATTTTGTACGTTGATCCATTTTATCACTATGCTCTCATTGGTGAACCTACTAGGACAAATCTTTGG ATACTATGCAAAGAGAATCATTTGAATGATGAAATCTATAACCAAGTTGTTCACAAAGCTGTTCTTCAAGGGTATGATGTGAGCAAATTGCACAAGACTCCACAGAGTAATCCTCCACCTCAGTAA